The DNA segment TATAGGACACTCACTGCATTATCTGGACATGTGCATTGAACTCActaattttttattgaaaacCCACCAACCCACCTGCATGCGCGTAATATTCGTGGCACTAGACTTGAACCGTATTGGGCGGAGTCATGCATCACGACTCCACCATCACATCGCTAGTGCTTCCCCCTGCTCCACCTCACTTTGTCAAAGAGATGAGACAGGCATGTTTAGATTAGTGCTAAAATGAACTGTCAAAAATTTGGcaaaaccaaaattttagtaaagtgATAACAATGCAAAGTTTTGATAAGGTAGGCTAAATGTGTTGTTGCCAAAATTCTCTAGATATTACTAATATTTGGTAATGAACTAAATGCATccatatatttatcaattttacataaaaaattgtAAGCTATAAATTGGCACTAATCGAAACATGCCAACATGTCATATAAAATGTGGGCAACAATAAGTTAGAGATAACTATGCTAGTAGAGTCTActatgttcttaaaaaaaaggtagagTCCACCATATGCGAATTCGAGAAGTAATAAAAGTGTATAACCAATCAAGCAAACGCTAGGTTAACAAATTATGAGTTTGTGACACCTTTTGGACGCCAACAAAATCAAACTAAGAAACGACGAGAGTAGCACTGTAACCCTTCAACATCTCTAATCTCTTCACCGACGAACTGGGACAAGAAAAAATCTCACAAAGGGACAGCCCTTCATTTCCCCCGTATCCCAATCATTCCAAGCAAAAACAACACGATTACACAGTACTCtcttcgttttatattataaattattacgatttattttctaatcaaattatttttattttgactaACTTTACAAAAAGAATGTAAcaaattttttaatacaaaataaatatattgtcaaaatatacTCAGTATTACCTTTAATAAAACTGATTTAATATTCTCAATGTTgctaactttttttataaatttaattaaaccttaaaaaaagtttgatttaaaatgacgaaacggagggagaagAGTAGGTCCCCgtccacgtcagcgccacatcggctcggtgggccccacccctcGCCGCGGGCCCCAGCCGACAGTGCCGCCGCACGCTGCAAAAGCGGTCCACGTAGACCACGTGCTCCCTTCCCCTAAAgccgagaagaagaagagaagcagcaccaaaaaaaaaaaaaaaaaaaaaaaaaggaaaaaagcgaagagaagagagagagagtgtgaaGCGAAGCGAGGAACATTTGTGCTTTTCCTCCGCTTCcttgtctcctccttcctttgACGCAAATCCATTATTCTCTCCGCTTATTCCCCCCCTCCACctctcgccgcctcctcctccgccgccgccgccgccgtctccggcgagcGAGGCAGGTGGACTGTCCTGCTGTCTACCTGGTTCAGCTGCTGCGGTAAGCCGGGCGTGGTGGTGAGCTTGGGTTGGGTGAGGgtggggggtggtggtggtggtggtggggttgAGGGAGATTTGGTGGTGTAGGTGGGGGTGatttgatttggtttggtttgatttGTGGGCGTGTTCCTCGGCGGAAATACTGGTGGGATTTTGTttccgcggtggcggcggtggtgattTTTGGTGCTTTCGTTGATGCGTGAGGGCGGCGGTTTTGTGGCCGATCTGATGCGTCCGTGGCGCCCGGAGTGAGGTGGTTTTGCGCgatttggaggaggaggaggtggtggtggtggtggaggggatCTCTCCTCTTTGTGAGGTTTTTGGGAGAGTGTGTGTAGTgcgaggaggggatgggggtggcgccgccggagctGGGGCAGTTCGACGGGTGGGAGAGctccggggaggaggagagggagaggtgggggtggtgccgccgcagccggagcCGCAGCGGGagccgcagcggcagcggcagcggaagcagcaggcggcggctgcCACggaagggcagcggcggcggtggtggcggggaggACGCCACGGTGGCCACCGGGTGCTGCATCCGGCTGTGGCCGATGGGgagctgcccgccgccgccgcggtccaAGGTGGACACCTCCACCAGCAGCGCCAGCACGCACGGCGGTAACGTCCCTTTCGTCCTTTCTAAAGATGAGCTAACCTGCAACGACTACAATTGGAATTTGGAATCTGTTATGTAAATGGATTTTGGCCATAAATATGTCTGGATATTTAGATGTGATGTAACCACATGGCCTTGATTAGCGCTGAGGTTATAGTAGGTTAGAATGTAAATGTCGAGTACGTGTGCATAGGCATATAGTTTTCTAGAGAGCTGAGTGCAGCTATGTGTTTGTAGTTAGAATCCTCAGCGCTTTGCGCGCGTCCCTGTTTTGGGCATTGAATGTACAAATTGACTAGTAATTATTATGACAAGCGTGTAGGACACGTAATTATTGGCAAACAGTCGGCAAATCATAGAGATCATCCAGCATCATATTTCAAGCTGAGCTGTAGTTCTTATTACTACCTATTACCGTTTAAATTGGAAGATGGATATTGGATGAGCGTATGGGACCAGTGGCATGAGTGTTTTTGGGGGTTTCTATTCTATTTTTAGTATGTCATGTGGTTTTTCTTGCTCCTTGCATGCCACACTTAATCTCGTAGCAAATTAATTAGAACGGCACACATAAATGAGCACCATTGGTTTCTCCAGTCAGGAATGGTTGTTGATATGTTAGGATCAGCCACCTGACTTTGATGGTGTTTTGACAGCAGATGTGGTGTTTGAAATCATGAGTCATCATTCATCAAGGCTGCTTGGCTGCTTTAAGCATTCATTGATGGACATGAATGAATGGTACATGAGAAAGTCATATTTTCTTGGGATCCATACCCCAAAAGACCAAAACTAAACTTTACACTCCACTGTGTCCTTCAGCTGTATCCCAGAATTTACTGTACAGTTTGCCACTTTCATTACTTGTGTTTATCTGAATTAGTGTTGTGGGGTTTATTTATTGTTGAGGAGATAGTCTTTCGTTTCTCATTAGTATGCCATATTAAAACTGTTATCCATTTCATGGAACAGCAGAAAAGTCAACcgaaaatggtagcaggaaccATCCAGTTGTATCAGTAGTCTCAGGCTCAACAACTACTAGTAATGCTGAGAGCAGTTCATCAGCATCTAAAGCTGGAGAGGAAATAAAAGTTGCCTCACAGTTGCGCAAGTTTGCATTCAATGATCTAAAATGTGCCACCCGGAACTTCAGGCCTGAGAGTATCCTTGGAGAAGGGGGTTTTGGATGTGTTTTTAAAGGGTGGATTGAAGAGAATGGAACTGCACCTGTGAAACCTGGTACGGGCCTTACAGTTGCTGTCAAAACACTCAATCATGATGGGCTTCAAGGGCACAAAGAATGGGTGGTATGTGCTTTGTTATTCTTATTGTTCAATTTGCTTTTGTTCCGTTCATGTTTAGTACTGTTCCCATTAGAACCCCCAATGACTGTGACATTTGTTCTGCTTCATTTCAGGCAGAGGTTGATTTCCTTGGTAACCTTCACCATCCCAATTTGGTGAGGCTGATTGGATATTGTGTTGAAGATGACCAAAGATTGCTGGTGTATGAATTCATGCCTCGTGGAAGTTTAGATAACCATCTGTTCAGAAGTACGTGTCTGACCAGTTTCTCAAGCCATTGAAACTTCAATTTTTATACAATGCCTGTGCTTTAATGAATGAATTTATCATTAATCATATTTGAGTAGCTCTTCTGAAGTGTTTGGTCATTGTATCTTGCTGCtggaaaaaatattaaatagatAGAAATATTGAATCTTATATGAATTATGATTCATCTATAGggtctcttcctctcccttggTCCATCAGAATGAAGGTTGCTCTTGGAGCAGCAAAGGGTCTTGCTTTCCTTCATGAAGAAGCAGAAAGACCAGTTATTTACCGTGATTTTAAAACATCTAATATACTGCTAGATGCTGTAAGTTTTAAGTCCTTGAATTGGATTACGTATTGCACACCACATGATTCACATCTtgtaattttatatattatgcTACTCTTGCAGGATTACAATGCAAAACTCTCAGATTTTGGGCTTGCCAAAGATGGCCCTGTAGGTGACAAAACTCACGTGTCTACTCGAGTAATGGGAACATATGGTTATGCAGCTCCGGAGTATGTTATGACAGGTAAGTGCTTCATCAGTCATCACTCGGACAAAACATAACTGGTTTGAAGATAGTTTCACTTCCACTTTGTTTTATCTCTCCTATGTATGCCAAAAACAAGTCAGATATGGCGATTTACTATTACAGTTCTTGCATCAACGATCAGCTTATGCACCCTATGGTCTTTCGGTCTCTCTTATCGGCGACACTTCAATCTATGGAATGGAAATGATTATAAGAAGAATTGTCATGATATAGTAGATTAGTGGTTAATGTACAAAATATTGTGAATGtaatatacaaaatattttagttaGTTCCTCGGATGTAAAACTAGAAGTAATGATATGTATACAATGTATCAATTAGTTTCTTTGGTGATGATTAATGTAATTAATGTCAGCTCTATTTATGAACTATATTAAGCCTTTACACTTGATCTTGGGAAAATAATGTAGAAGGGAAATACCATTATATTTAATTACTTGTCATTACAATTAATAGTAGTTGCACAAGTGTGTCTTGTTTGATTAGAAATCCCAGCACTGTTGTGAAAACACATTTGCAGGGGCAAAACAAATATGTCTAAGAGTGCAACTGTAGAGTTAAGTGATGTTGTCCATATCGCAGATGTTTGTCATTCATTTGATTTCCAGGAAAATGTATTATTGCCTGCATATCATCAACAATCTTCTTAATATTAGGCTAATGCTGGGCACTGGATTTTTCAATGATTATTTGTGCAAATGAAGTTCAAACACAGATTTGTTGCCTTTGGTATTTATGCGATTTTCATTATGGCACttcttataattttgttgtattttttttccactttTCAGGCCATTTGACATCAAAGAGTGATGTCTATAGTTTTGGTGTGGTGCTACTTGAGATGATGTCAGGGCGCAGGTCAATGGACAAGAACCGCCCAAATGGTGAGCACAACCTTGTTGAGTGGGCACGCCCCCTCCTAGGAGAAAGGCAGCGCTTCTACAAGCTAATTGACCCTCGTTTGGAGGGTAACTTCTCGGTCAAAGGTGCCCAGAAGGCAGCACAGTTAGCACGTGCCTGTCTCAACCGGGACCCGAAAGCCCGGCCACTGATGAGCCAAGTGGTAGAGGTTCTCAAGCCACTGCTCAACCTCAAGGACATGGCTAGCTCCTCGTACTTCTATCAGACAATGCAAGCTGAGAGAATGGCGCACTCGAGCAGCATGAATGGTAGGAGCCATGCCCTTAAGGTGCAGGGTTCATTTGCTCGGAACGGGCAGCAACCGATGAGGAGCCTGTCCGATGGCCCCCGTGCTTCCCCGTTCCGCTACTCACCCAAGCCGAACGTGAAATAACTAGAGGCGCATAATCCTGGTCTAGTTGGTGGAACTTGGTTGGGGCTGAGTGGCTTGGCTGAACATTGTTGTGCAATCTGAATTGATCTTTCCTGTAGATTGACATGTGAAAATGGATATAGGTGAAAAGGAGCTGTAGGTACCAGATTTCCCTTGTGGATGTTTGCACTGAGGTTTTAACTGGATGCTGATAGAcccttttctatatatttttcctcCAAAGTAAGCTAGCTTTGGTTAATTTAATTACACAATGATCCTCCTAATGATTGCCCTTACATCATTTCGGAGGCATAGGTGCATCCTACCAGACTGTTTATGCGAAACTGCACATACCCTAAAATGCAAAAATGGTTGGTAGATATGCCAATGTGGTTCTGTTGTGAGTGCATTATTGTTCTCCAAAAATGCTCTCTTGTTGATCTATAGGCATTTTCCCAGCTGTGCATCTCTTGTTCTCTTGTTGATGCATATTTGCAGAGCGCCATACTGTTTTCTTGCAGCAAGCCAAGTCttggttgcagacttgcagcaGAGGCAACGTGATTCTCTGCGTTTTGCCTAGAAACGGATAGTGATACACACCCCGCGGTTTTACCTGCATTTCGCTTAAAGAAGGCAATGCCATCATTTCTACACTGTTTCCTGGAAGGTGCAAAACATCAATTTCCTGCATGGTCATAAATTTTCTTGGCTCATGAACACGCTGTGAATGTGAGGTTGTGTTCTTTTCTGCGTATTCACCAGATTATTGCCGTGTATTACTTGCTCCACGCTTCTAAagatatattccctccgtctaaatatttgacgccgttacttttttaaatatgtttgaccgtttatcttattaaaaaaatttaagtaattattatttatttccttatcatttaattcattgttaaatatacttatatgtatacatatagttttacatatttcacaaaagtttttaaataagacgaacggtcaaacatgtgataaaaagtcaacggtgtcaaatatttagaaacggagggagtatctttgaAAAGTTCTCTTTAGTATATTGCTTGTTATTTCAAAACCTCGTGTCCACGAATAATCTATTTATTAGAATGTTACCATATGTTTGGTCTCGAAATCAGCATTCACATATTTAGTCATGTTTGTGATGGAAGAATTTTGGTGGCGAAAATTCGATTTTATTCCCTTGTTCCAAACAGAGGCTTTGGTGCGCGTGAGTGTCATTACCTACCTAAATGTTGATTCATCTATCCTATAGTTGAACAAATGGTTTCACTCATTCACTCATCACTCATTCTTTCATTCCTCGCTCAACGGTCCAGATTATCTAATCTCAATCTTAACGTACGGAAtagctcccctccccctccacctccccacaTCGCATCCTCCGCTTCCTCCCCTGATGCGCACCGCGAACCCACGCACCGCCCCCTCTAGCTCTcactcctcccgccgcctccatcgctCTCCAAACCCTAAACCTAACTTCCCCGCCGAACGCCGCCAGTCCACCGTCGTGCGTCactccgccgctcgtcgccctTCTCGCCGGTTTCCTCTGCACCGCCTCCGATCTCCACCGGGAACTCCCGCCGCCGAAACTGCGGCGCGCTGTCTATAGGGACGGTTTCCGTCGCATCTCCATCAGGTCGAAGGCGATTCCTCGACGTCCATACTACCATCACAGCATCCAGTATGTTCCCCCTTTCTTACTTTTTCTTCCTGGTTGATTTGTACCACTTCAATGTCAATTGTTCTTTTCCCAGTCCTGGCTCcgatccccccctctctctccctcgcaaACCCTAGCTCCTCGCGATCCCCATCCTCCGCCGCACCGCGCAGCCGCCGATCTCCGTCGCGCGTCCAAGAGTTGCCGCCCGTCTTCCGTGGCCACGCCACTGCCGATCCCCGTCGACCATGACCATGACCACGCTGCCTGCCGATCCTCCATCACCGCCTTCACGAGTCACCACCCGTCATCCACGACTACGTCGCTGCTGATCCCCAACGGCACACGGCTCTGGACCACCAACGTCCTGGAAATTCGCCATCTGAACTCCTAAGCCTAAGTGAGTGGCTCCTTCAGTTCCTCCTCTTCTGCCATGTCTTCGTTGATGCAGCATGGTAGAAAAATTGATGGAGACTGTATTTGATTGACTGTTCGTACTAAACATGCAGGGCTGTGAGgaccttgtttttcttttttccagaTCAAGCCAATCGGGCAGATGAGCCATTTCAGAAACATGGTCTCCCcccaacttaaaaaaataaataaaacagaaaCATGATTGTCCAAGGCTATAAAATTCATATACAATATATATGCCAAATTCAGAAAAACAAAACTTGCCATGGGTCAATATATCTTTCTTCCGAATGTTTAGAAAAATGATTGTGTACAATATCAGTGATCCTAGAAGAAAAATGAATTCGtggtttagaagaaaaataaatgtgTACAATATCACTGACACTAGAAGTCAGATGTGATACATCTTTGAGTGTCTGCTTGTctgcttgttttcttttgcCAAACAGACTGCATTTTAGGAATTTATTAACCAAATAATTTGTCCTGGTTATTACGTAAAATAACTTGTTGCTCTCAAGTACAAGATTTAGTGATCAAAGATGGATGAACTAATTAAACGTTCATGTTTCCGCCATCCATTGCTTTTGGTAGACAAATTAAGCTAGagtataaataatttattttacacCTTCGTGATGGTTTAGTAAAGCTTGTTTTTGGTGAACCATTAAGCTGGACACACTAATGGTTCCCATGGACTGAAGTTCCTGATTCCATTTAACAGGGAGTCTCCCGCTGCGTCGTTTGCTGACAGCATGCGATCCGCCTTCCTCACACCCAAGCTCCCCCAACCTCCAACTCAAAAGGTGTTATTAGGATTTCTCCTTTCTGTATGTGGAATCAGGGGGGCCTATGGTTGTGTGTTTGATGTTTACTCGATTTTGTGGTGCAGGTTTTAGAATCTGTAAGAGGTCGGCGCCGTGCCTGGATGCCGCCTTCAT comes from the Oryza glaberrima chromosome 9, OglaRS2, whole genome shotgun sequence genome and includes:
- the LOC127784469 gene encoding serine/threonine-protein kinase PBL34-like isoform X2, yielding MGVAPPELGQFDGWESSGEEERERWGWCRRSRSRSGSRSGSGSGSSRRRLPRKGSGGGGGGEDATVATGCCIRLWPMGSCPPPPRSKVDTSTSSASTHGEKSTENGSRNHPVVSVVSGSTTTSNAESSSSASKAGEEIKVASQLRKFAFNDLKCATRNFRPESILGEGGFGCVFKGWIEENGTAPVKPGTGLTVAVKTLNHDGLQGHKEWVAEVDFLGNLHHPNLVRLIGYCVEDDQRLLVYEFMPRGSLDNHLFRRSLPLPWSIRMKVALGAAKGLAFLHEEAERPVIYRDFKTSNILLDADYNAKLSDFGLAKDGPVGDKTHVSTRVMGTYGYAAPEYVMTGHLTSKSDVYSFGVVLLEMMSGRRSMDKNRPNGEHNLVEWARPLLGERQRFYKLIDPRLEGNFSVKGAQKAAQLARACLNRDPKARPLMSQVVEVLKPLLNLKDMASSSYFYQTMQAERMAHSSSMNGRSHALKVQGSFARNGQQPMRSLSDGPRASPFRYSPKPNVK
- the LOC127784469 gene encoding serine/threonine-protein kinase PBL34-like isoform X1, which translates into the protein MGVAPPELGQFDGWESSGEEERERWGWCRRSRSRSGSRSGSGSGSSRRRLPRKGSGGGGGGEDATVATGCCIRLWPMGSCPPPPRSKVDTSTSSASTHGAEKSTENGSRNHPVVSVVSGSTTTSNAESSSSASKAGEEIKVASQLRKFAFNDLKCATRNFRPESILGEGGFGCVFKGWIEENGTAPVKPGTGLTVAVKTLNHDGLQGHKEWVAEVDFLGNLHHPNLVRLIGYCVEDDQRLLVYEFMPRGSLDNHLFRRSLPLPWSIRMKVALGAAKGLAFLHEEAERPVIYRDFKTSNILLDADYNAKLSDFGLAKDGPVGDKTHVSTRVMGTYGYAAPEYVMTGHLTSKSDVYSFGVVLLEMMSGRRSMDKNRPNGEHNLVEWARPLLGERQRFYKLIDPRLEGNFSVKGAQKAAQLARACLNRDPKARPLMSQVVEVLKPLLNLKDMASSSYFYQTMQAERMAHSSSMNGRSHALKVQGSFARNGQQPMRSLSDGPRASPFRYSPKPNVK